In a single window of the Papaver somniferum cultivar HN1 chromosome 8, ASM357369v1, whole genome shotgun sequence genome:
- the LOC113305888 gene encoding uncharacterized protein LOC113305888 encodes MDKSWMSTDRTKKRYREEVAACLRYAINHLKEEGETYDEFLVLCPCTYCLNLCACSIDDVEDHLFVNGIDQTYTIWSKHGEKDEVITSSRSVNVNNGMHAEFEMGTPTDAPDEYFGMGTPTDAPDTIDMMQAAEEFADDPIKFKKLLEDAENPLYEVCPNFTKLSAIVQLFKLKSKHGASNMFFNELLPLLKDMLPKEGNLMARSTYQEKKILKAMGSRYTKIHACINNCILYWNECKDEKVCPTCKAPRWKVDRDGKVYENVPAKVLWYLDSIPRFQRLFQLKPTTEDLIWHHTTRNKDDVLRHPADSHAWTKIDKNFPEIKGDPRNLRLAVSADGVDVNTGTKHHSVWPVLVVIYNLPLELCVKRKFIMLSLLIDGAPGNSIDVFLEPLVKDFQFLFEKGKRTWDAYAQEMFTLCAVVLWTINDYPALGTLCGCRYAGYHGCVVCRKKTHSIRLHDSNKNVYVGYRRFLPYEHPFRRQKKAFDGKQEWETAPKPMTGEEI; translated from the coding sequence ATGGATAAATCCTGGATGAGTACTGATAGAACGAAGAAACGCTATAGAGAAGAAGTCGCGGCGTGTCTGCGGTATGCTATCAACCATCTCAAGGAGGAGGGTGAGACATATGATGAATTTCTTGTGTTGTGTCCATGTACGTATTGTTTAAATCTCTGTGCATGCTCAATTGACGACGTAGAAGATCATTTATTCGTAAATGGAATTGATCAAACATATACTATTTGGAGTAAGCATGGGGAAAAGGATGAGGTAATAACTAGTAGTAGGTCGGTTAACGTCAATAATGGTATGCACGCTGAATTTGAAATGGGAACTCCCACTGATGCTCCAGACGAATATTTTGGAATGGGAACTCCCACTGATGCTCCAGACACTATAGATATGATGCAGGCTGCAGAAGAGTTCGCAGATGACCCTATAAAGTTTAAAAAGTTACTTGAGGATGCTGAAAATCCCTTATACGAAGTATGTCCCAACTTCACAAAGTTGTCTGCAATTGTGCAGTTGTTTAAGTTGAAGAGTAAGCACGGTGCATCGAACAtgttttttaatgaattgttacCCTTGTTAAAGGACATGCTTCCCAAAGAAGGTAATTTAATGGCGAGGAGTACATATCAggaaaagaaaatattgaaaGCAATGGGTTCAAGGTACACAAAGATACATGCATGTATCAACAACTGCATTCTTTATTGGAACGAGTGCAAGGATGAAAAAGTGTGTCCTACTTGTAAAGCACCCAGATGGAAAGTTGACAGGGATGGTAAGGTGTACGAGAATGTTCCAGCAAAGGTATTGTGGTACTTAGACAGCATCCCAAGATTTCAGCGGTTGTTTCAATTGAAGCCCACAACAGAAGATTTGATATGGCACCATACCACTAGAAACAAAGACGATGTTTTACGTCATCCGGCAGACTCACATGCTTGgacaaagatagataaaaattTCCCAGAAATTAAAGGTGATCCAAGAAATCTGCGGTTAGCTGTTTCGGCTGATGGAGTTGATGTAAACACAGGCACCAAACATCATAGTGTATGGCCAGTTTTGgttgtgatttacaaccttccactGGAGCTGTGTGTGAAGAGAAAGTTCATCATGTTGTCGTTACTTATAGACGGTGCTCCTGGAAACAGCATCGATGTCTTTTTAGAACCTCTTGTTAAAGATTTTCAATTCTTATTTGAGAAGGGAAAGAGAACATGGGATGCATATGCCCAAGAAATGTTTACTCTATGTGCAGTTGTTTTGTGGACGATAAACGATTATCCTGCTCTTGGTACACTATGTGGTTGTCGCTACGCTGGATATCATGGTTGTGTGGTGTGTCGGAAAAAAACTCACAGCATTAGGCTtcatgactcaaacaagaatgttTATGTTGGTTATAGAAGATTTTTACCCTATGAGCATCCATTCAGAAGGCAGAAGAAGGCATTTGACGGAAAACAAGAGTGGGAGACTGCTCCAAAACCAATGACCGGGGAAGAAATATGA